One window of the Ammospiza nelsoni isolate bAmmNel1 chromosome 2, bAmmNel1.pri, whole genome shotgun sequence genome contains the following:
- the C1S gene encoding complement C1s subcomponent isoform X2 produces the protein MWSLILFCLPVWAEAASMYGEILSPNYPQAYPNYANETWHIQVPLGYGIHLYFTHLDLEPSQDCEYDFVKILSGGYVEGVLCGQKKPRAPDSRIVEEFRVPYNSLTMRFQSDFSNEERFTGFAAYYVAVDLDECMDFVDEPCSHYCNNYIGGYFCSCPPDYFLYEDNKTCGVNCSGNVFTEPTGEIASPNYPSQYPENSRCDYRVALSPGYSVVLNIRSSDFDLEPADSNGICHDSLTIVSGKQRFGPYCGSKFPGPSEIKTRNNILDIIFQTDQDIQHKGWKIRYYGDSVTCPMSVISNSVLDPKKDRYILKDIVKVTCVEGYEIVTQRDSITSFLSSCEENGEWSNSHLSCVPVNCGDPPNVDNAQASYISELQEPLYTAAVRYECEAPYYTLENKGHAVYRCSASGEWVNEEMGTNLPKCVPVCGVPSNPIQDTGRIFGGTRAEKGNFPWQVYFNNPRASGVLISDRWVMTAAHVLEGYDKPTMYAGVINVRRDFLTQEAEKLIPEASFIHPGWKEEPAESRVDFDNDIALLKLRNPVKMGPDISPICLPGKSPEYELEEGTLGYIAGWGRREKGKLPADLLKAQIPVVSMDKCRSVKPDGFDGSVVYVFTDNMICAGGGKDSCQGDSGGAYAIQDPLNATRYYVAGLISWGPKCGTFGLYTKVVRYLDWIRETMRQHEGEEAWQE, from the exons ATGTG GTCCCTGATCCTCTTCTGTCTCCCTGTCTGGGCTGAGGCAGCCTCCATGTATGGAGAGATCTTGTCACCCAATTATCCTCAGGCGTATCCCAATTATGCCAACGAAACCTGGCACATCCAGGTCCCTTTGGGATATGGCATTCACCTCTATTTCACACATCTGGATCTCGAACCATCACAGGACTGCGAATATGACTTTGTGAAG ATCCTGTCTGGTGGCTATGTCGAAGGCGTGCTTTGTGGGCAGAAGAAACCGCGTGCCCCTGACTCCAGGATTGTGGAGGAATTTCGTGTCCCTTACAACAGCCTCACTATGAGATTCCAATCAGACTTTTCCAATGAGGAGCGTTtcactggttttgctgcctACTATGTGGCAGTGG ATTTGGATGAGTGCATGGATTTTGTGGATGAACCCTGCAGTCATTACTGTAATAATTATATTGGAGGTTACTTCTGCAGCTGTCCACCAGATTATTTCCTCTATGAAGATAACAAAACTTGTGGAG TGAACTGCAGTGGGAATGTCTTCACTGAGCCAACAGGGGAGATTGCCAGCCCCAACTATCCCAGCCAGTACCCGGAGAACTCTCGCTGTGACTACCGAGTGGCTCTGAGCCCAGGCTACTCCGTGGTGCTGAACATTCGCAGCAGCGACTTCGACCTGGAGCCCGCCGACTCCAACGGGATCTGCCACGACAGCCTCACT ATTGTCTCTGGAAAACAGCGTTTTGGTCCCTATTGTGGCAGCAAATTCCCAGGTCCTTCTGAAATCAAAACCAGGAACAACATTCTTGACATAATCTTCCAGACAGACCAGGACATACAACACAAAGGCTGGAAAATACGCTACTATGGGGACT CTGTAACCTGTCCCATGAGTGTCATCTCCAACTCTGTTCTTGACCCAAAGAAGGACAGATATATCTTAAAGGACATTGTGAAGGTGACCTGTGTGGAAGGCTACGAAATAGTGACG CAACGAGATAGCATCACAAGTTTTCTCTCCAGCTGTGAGGAAAATGGTGAATGGAGCAACTCCCACTTGAGCTGTGTTC cTGTGAACTGTGGTGATCCCCCTAATGTTGACAATGCCCAAGCCTCATACATCTCCGAACTCCAGGAGCCTCTGTACACAGCTGCTGTCCGCTATGAGTGTGAGGCACCCTACTACACCCTGGAAAACAAAGGGCATG CGGTATATCGGTGCTCAGCCAGTGGAGAATGGGTCAATGAAGAGATGGGAACAAATCTACCAAAATGTGTCCCAG TCTGTGGGGTGCCTAGCAATCCCATCCAAGACACAGGGAGGATTTTTGGAGGCACCCGTGCAGAAAAGGGGAACTTTCCGTGGCAGGTGTATTTCAATAACCCCAGAGCCAGTGGAGTGCTCATCTCTGACAGATGGGTGATGACTGCAGCTCACGTGCTGGAGGGGTACGACAAGCCCACCATGTATGCTGGGGTAATCAATGTTCGTAGAGATTTCCTGACGCAGGAAGCTGAAAAGCTTATCCCAGAAGCTTCTTTCATCCATCCCGGTTGGAAGGAGGAGCCTGCAGAAAGCAGGGTCGATTTTGATAATGATATTGCACTGCTGAAGCTGAGGAATCCTGTGAAGATGGGTCCAGACATCTCACCCATCTGCCTTCCTGGTAAATCTCCTGAATACGAGCTGGAAGAAGGGACTCTGGGCTACATTGCTGGATGGGGCcggagggagaaaggaaagctCCCTGCTGATCTTTTGAAGGCCCAGATTCCCGTGGTGAGCATGGACAAGTGCCGGTCTGTGAAACCAGACGGCTTCGATGGCTCCGTCGTTTATGTATTCACGGACAATATGATCTGTGCTGGCGGTGGCAAGGACAGCTGCCAGGGGGACAGTGGTGGAGCCTATGCCATCCAGGACCCTCTGAATGCCACCCGGTACTACGTGGCAGGGCTCATCTCCTGGGGGCCAAAGTGTGGCACCTTTGGCCTCTACACCAAGGTGGTGCGGTACCTGGACTGGATCAGAGAGACCATGCGCCAGCACGAGGGCGAGGAAGCCTGGCAGGAATAG
- the C1S gene encoding complement C1s subcomponent isoform X1, whose product MEKRSLILFCLPVWAEAASMYGEILSPNYPQAYPNYANETWHIQVPLGYGIHLYFTHLDLEPSQDCEYDFVKILSGGYVEGVLCGQKKPRAPDSRIVEEFRVPYNSLTMRFQSDFSNEERFTGFAAYYVAVDLDECMDFVDEPCSHYCNNYIGGYFCSCPPDYFLYEDNKTCGVNCSGNVFTEPTGEIASPNYPSQYPENSRCDYRVALSPGYSVVLNIRSSDFDLEPADSNGICHDSLTIVSGKQRFGPYCGSKFPGPSEIKTRNNILDIIFQTDQDIQHKGWKIRYYGDSVTCPMSVISNSVLDPKKDRYILKDIVKVTCVEGYEIVTQRDSITSFLSSCEENGEWSNSHLSCVPVNCGDPPNVDNAQASYISELQEPLYTAAVRYECEAPYYTLENKGHAVYRCSASGEWVNEEMGTNLPKCVPVCGVPSNPIQDTGRIFGGTRAEKGNFPWQVYFNNPRASGVLISDRWVMTAAHVLEGYDKPTMYAGVINVRRDFLTQEAEKLIPEASFIHPGWKEEPAESRVDFDNDIALLKLRNPVKMGPDISPICLPGKSPEYELEEGTLGYIAGWGRREKGKLPADLLKAQIPVVSMDKCRSVKPDGFDGSVVYVFTDNMICAGGGKDSCQGDSGGAYAIQDPLNATRYYVAGLISWGPKCGTFGLYTKVVRYLDWIRETMRQHEGEEAWQE is encoded by the exons ATGGAGAAAAG GTCCCTGATCCTCTTCTGTCTCCCTGTCTGGGCTGAGGCAGCCTCCATGTATGGAGAGATCTTGTCACCCAATTATCCTCAGGCGTATCCCAATTATGCCAACGAAACCTGGCACATCCAGGTCCCTTTGGGATATGGCATTCACCTCTATTTCACACATCTGGATCTCGAACCATCACAGGACTGCGAATATGACTTTGTGAAG ATCCTGTCTGGTGGCTATGTCGAAGGCGTGCTTTGTGGGCAGAAGAAACCGCGTGCCCCTGACTCCAGGATTGTGGAGGAATTTCGTGTCCCTTACAACAGCCTCACTATGAGATTCCAATCAGACTTTTCCAATGAGGAGCGTTtcactggttttgctgcctACTATGTGGCAGTGG ATTTGGATGAGTGCATGGATTTTGTGGATGAACCCTGCAGTCATTACTGTAATAATTATATTGGAGGTTACTTCTGCAGCTGTCCACCAGATTATTTCCTCTATGAAGATAACAAAACTTGTGGAG TGAACTGCAGTGGGAATGTCTTCACTGAGCCAACAGGGGAGATTGCCAGCCCCAACTATCCCAGCCAGTACCCGGAGAACTCTCGCTGTGACTACCGAGTGGCTCTGAGCCCAGGCTACTCCGTGGTGCTGAACATTCGCAGCAGCGACTTCGACCTGGAGCCCGCCGACTCCAACGGGATCTGCCACGACAGCCTCACT ATTGTCTCTGGAAAACAGCGTTTTGGTCCCTATTGTGGCAGCAAATTCCCAGGTCCTTCTGAAATCAAAACCAGGAACAACATTCTTGACATAATCTTCCAGACAGACCAGGACATACAACACAAAGGCTGGAAAATACGCTACTATGGGGACT CTGTAACCTGTCCCATGAGTGTCATCTCCAACTCTGTTCTTGACCCAAAGAAGGACAGATATATCTTAAAGGACATTGTGAAGGTGACCTGTGTGGAAGGCTACGAAATAGTGACG CAACGAGATAGCATCACAAGTTTTCTCTCCAGCTGTGAGGAAAATGGTGAATGGAGCAACTCCCACTTGAGCTGTGTTC cTGTGAACTGTGGTGATCCCCCTAATGTTGACAATGCCCAAGCCTCATACATCTCCGAACTCCAGGAGCCTCTGTACACAGCTGCTGTCCGCTATGAGTGTGAGGCACCCTACTACACCCTGGAAAACAAAGGGCATG CGGTATATCGGTGCTCAGCCAGTGGAGAATGGGTCAATGAAGAGATGGGAACAAATCTACCAAAATGTGTCCCAG TCTGTGGGGTGCCTAGCAATCCCATCCAAGACACAGGGAGGATTTTTGGAGGCACCCGTGCAGAAAAGGGGAACTTTCCGTGGCAGGTGTATTTCAATAACCCCAGAGCCAGTGGAGTGCTCATCTCTGACAGATGGGTGATGACTGCAGCTCACGTGCTGGAGGGGTACGACAAGCCCACCATGTATGCTGGGGTAATCAATGTTCGTAGAGATTTCCTGACGCAGGAAGCTGAAAAGCTTATCCCAGAAGCTTCTTTCATCCATCCCGGTTGGAAGGAGGAGCCTGCAGAAAGCAGGGTCGATTTTGATAATGATATTGCACTGCTGAAGCTGAGGAATCCTGTGAAGATGGGTCCAGACATCTCACCCATCTGCCTTCCTGGTAAATCTCCTGAATACGAGCTGGAAGAAGGGACTCTGGGCTACATTGCTGGATGGGGCcggagggagaaaggaaagctCCCTGCTGATCTTTTGAAGGCCCAGATTCCCGTGGTGAGCATGGACAAGTGCCGGTCTGTGAAACCAGACGGCTTCGATGGCTCCGTCGTTTATGTATTCACGGACAATATGATCTGTGCTGGCGGTGGCAAGGACAGCTGCCAGGGGGACAGTGGTGGAGCCTATGCCATCCAGGACCCTCTGAATGCCACCCGGTACTACGTGGCAGGGCTCATCTCCTGGGGGCCAAAGTGTGGCACCTTTGGCCTCTACACCAAGGTGGTGCGGTACCTGGACTGGATCAGAGAGACCATGCGCCAGCACGAGGGCGAGGAAGCCTGGCAGGAATAG